cacacacacacacacacttcttaccCACTCCCAGTTTGCGCAGCAGATCTGTGTATTCTGGCTTCTCCTCCAGAACTTTCCGGAGGCTGGTGGGTTCCATGCACTCCAGCTCGACCCTCCAGTACACGTAGATCTTGTGACTGAAGCTCACGTACACCAGACACGGGGTGTTCCTGCCCTGCTTGCACGCATACAGTCCTGCAACGTTACAGAACCACAGCCACAGACAGCAGagatatataaacacacacacacacacattatgtaaACTCTCTGCAAGATGCACTCATCCTCGACTAGCAAACTATTCAGGACGACACAATTCAATGAGGAAAGAAAGGGCGGCATTAAGATATTTTTTAACAACTAGTGGTGACCCGTGTCACGTGACCACAGTAACGTCCTGCTATCGTGCTCCGTTCCAGTTTTCACGTGTTACCGCCGTACCAGCGCAGAAAGCGTTCACGTTCTCATCAAACTGGAACCGAACGACTGTGCGATTATGGTCGATGATGTACGTCTGGCCGTCCCAGGCACACGCCACCACCTCTTCTCTGCCgtcaccctacacacacacacacacacacgtgtatataacGAACTATCATACAGTTCACGTCAGTTGTTCATTGTGTTACGTGATTGAAACACGTGATACCCGGGTATCACACCGGACTACTGACCGTGACGTCCAGTTTCTGCAGTGCAAAGAGCTGGTGATCCACCTGCACCGACCACAGGAGCTGCTCAGAGCTGTCCATAAGCTTCAGGGTACctgcacaaataaaaacacacgttATATAACTGGGGACAAGACACCGAGACGTGTTATTATCCGTGACCTGACTCCGaaaaacatacactgtacatcTGTTCTAGTGCGTTTCCAAAGATACCTCTCAATTTCACAGggttcaccccccccccaacccaaTATAAAGTGCTGTGTACCATCTAAAGTGCAGAGCGCAAATAAGCCTCCTTTAGAGTCGTCCTCCTTCGACCctacggggaaaaaaaacaacaaggcaCGAGTCACCTCCGAATACCTTTCAGAATGCAGAATCAGTAATGCGTCCTGCGCTAAAGGGAagctttttattcctcatactcctgttaatgttattattattaggaacacctgtagacCTGAAAATGTCCAATCGGCCAATCGCGTGGCAGCGGCGATCACCATCTTGAAGCGTGAGGTAGCTGAGCTATGAGACGAGAAGACCACGATGGGTTCTGCTCCCGTCAGCCCAGAACAAGTTGGGGGGGTGGACTGTGCTGCTAcaacgtgattggctgattggataggTCTATACATATGCATATTACCTTTGGCTTTGAATCAATACACGTATAAAAAATGCATCAGAGAGagtcaaagtgtgtgtgtgtgtgtgtgtgtgtgtgtgtgtgtgtgtgtaggtacaTGCAGTACCCCTACTGATGCTGCCTATCAAATGGGTCGACACGTTCTTGTTATGAATGCGGCTGGTGGTCAGACGAAGAACAACGTCTCTGGAGGGCCCTTCTCTGCAGCGGgaggaacaaacacacacacacacacacacacacacacacacagatctctTTTCTTGTTTCACAGGAACATCATGTCATGTACCAACCAGCATAACCGAGACTCATCGGGTCTCGAGGACATCCGTTTGTAcgaagcttctttttttttttttatcgttgTCTGTGCTCGGTACTGAAAAGTGTAGCGTCACTCAATCAGCGTTCAGTCATTTATTCGTTCTGAAACGAGATTCAGGACTGCTCACCCTGCGGAAGCGGCCGTTCGGGTCTCTCCAGGTGCTGCAGCGCCATCTTGTGTCCAGGAACAGAGCAGGATGGCGTAACCGCAGCCGGGCTGAGACACCATGAGCTGAGGCCTGCCGTCTGGGGCCGGGCTCACTGATAGACTGTCCACCTGGAGGGgggtaaaagaagaagaaaaaaaaaaaaaggtcaaagcaGTCACTTTTATTCTGTAATACATAAAGAgcattttgtttattgtaaaGGGGAACGCGTTATAATAATTACATGTTCTAGTTTTGGTCTAGGACTACGTAGAACACCAAATTTCGCATGACGGAAGGAATAAACCAAGCTTGGgataaatatactgtagtacACCGTGGAGAGGCATTTATTATTACAGCCCTTGTTTTGAGTTGTGCCGATGCGGATAGTTACGCCCCCTCCCCCAAGGTTTCGCGCTCGATTCTGGTGGAAACACCGTCAGCTGCTTTAACAGCTTTATACCTGGTTCTACTTTAAAGTAAAACACGACTTGAAACGAATGCTCGTCAGTTCATTAAGCAGTCGAAACTGAACCGGTGAGGTGTGTGAACGCGTACCTGTCCCTCCAGGAGCCATTTCTTTAACAAAATCAGCTGGCCGTCAGTCAGGTCCGTGGCATCGGGCGGCTCCTCCCAGCGGAAAGCTCGCACCACGCGGTCGGTGTAGCCCACGACAAGCTCGCTGCGGCCATCGCCAtctaacacacacgcacacacacgcacaactcGTTCACGGACTGACCCGAGATATTTGGAAACATTTATCATGGGGTCGATTCCTCACACACACGATGTTGCACGTCTTGTGGTTCGGTTCCTGTTCGT
The genomic region above belongs to Ictalurus punctatus breed USDA103 chromosome 14, Coco_2.0, whole genome shotgun sequence and contains:
- the itfg2 gene encoding KICSTOR complex protein ITFG2; amino-acid sequence: MRSLSFVQRVCLDFTGSLFPHAICLGDADNDSLNELVVGDTSGKLYIYKNDDSKPWLTRTCAGMLTCVGVGDLCNKGRNLVVAVGAEGWFHLFDIASAAAKAESSGQPEGLFGDDQKPCFTQHIPANTKVMLISDIDGDGRSELVVGYTDRVVRAFRWEEPPDATDLTDGQLILLKKWLLEGQVDSLSVSPAPDGRPQLMVSQPGCGYAILLCSWTQDGAAAPGETRTAASAGEGPSRDVVLRLTTSRIHNKNVSTHLIGSISRGSKEDDSKGGLFALCTLDGTLKLMDSSEQLLWSVQVDHQLFALQKLDVTGDGREEVVACAWDGQTYIIDHNRTVVRFQFDENVNAFCAGLYACKQGRNTPCLVYVSFSHKIYVYWRVELECMEPTSLRKVLEEKPEYTDLLRKLGVDASDAEAVRKLIGDVLYRDSEQREREKDIRRFL